The following proteins come from a genomic window of Vicinamibacterales bacterium:
- a CDS encoding DHCW motif cupin fold protein yields MRMIDIPFGTTDWSRIEPTEHLGDQGVATWRTQQFAGIRVRMVEYPPGYVANHWCVKGHILLCLEGELHTELEDGRRFTLTPGMSYQVADSAEPHRSSTDAGAKLFIVD; encoded by the coding sequence ATGCGGATGATTGATATCCCGTTCGGGACGACGGATTGGTCGCGGATCGAGCCGACGGAACACCTGGGCGACCAGGGCGTGGCGACCTGGCGAACGCAGCAGTTTGCCGGCATCCGCGTCCGGATGGTGGAGTACCCGCCCGGCTACGTCGCCAATCATTGGTGCGTGAAAGGTCACATCCTGCTGTGCCTCGAGGGCGAGCTGCACACCGAGCTCGAAGACGGCCGCCGCTTCACGCTTACCCCCGGCATGAGCTACCAGGTGGCGGATAGCGCGGAGCCACACCGATCCAGCACGGACGCCGGCGCCAAGTTGTTCATCGTCGACTGA
- a CDS encoding alpha/beta fold hydrolase codes for MKLPALVVLIASTAVLTGVAQQRPAGTVKSADHYVRVTSTVPSIAGQIANIYVRERMPASAVAPAADRVVLFVHGAGTPAEVAFDPSAPGYSWMAYLAAAGFDVFAMDTTGYGRSTRPAAMNDPCNLSPEQQKLLVPALMTAPCAPAYPHQLTNIGSDWNDIDGVVDYIRALRKVEKVSLVAWSLGGPRAGGYAAQHPEKVRSMVLLAPAYNRTADAAAPPLPRAGVAFNTQSRAEFVANWDRQVGCTDQFEPSVRDAVWADMIASDPVGATWWAGVRRAPATTTWGWNTAMAAATKIPALIIAGVHDKQVTPERVRPLYDDLGSSQKVLIDLGCSSHNAMWEKNRLLMFQTSLDWLTRGAVGDARTGVIRMGYPATTAPQD; via the coding sequence ATGAAGCTGCCCGCCCTCGTCGTCCTGATCGCATCGACCGCCGTGCTGACGGGTGTTGCCCAGCAACGGCCGGCCGGTACCGTCAAGTCCGCCGATCACTACGTGCGCGTGACCTCAACCGTGCCGTCCATTGCCGGGCAGATTGCCAACATCTACGTGCGCGAGCGCATGCCGGCCAGCGCCGTGGCACCGGCCGCCGATCGCGTGGTGCTGTTCGTCCACGGCGCCGGCACCCCGGCCGAGGTCGCCTTCGATCCGTCGGCGCCCGGTTACAGCTGGATGGCGTATCTCGCCGCCGCCGGCTTCGACGTGTTCGCCATGGACACCACCGGCTACGGCCGCTCGACGCGTCCGGCGGCGATGAACGATCCGTGCAACCTGTCGCCCGAGCAACAGAAGTTGTTGGTGCCGGCGCTGATGACGGCGCCGTGCGCGCCGGCGTATCCGCACCAGCTCACCAACATCGGCTCGGACTGGAACGACATCGACGGCGTCGTCGACTACATCCGCGCGCTGCGCAAGGTGGAGAAGGTCAGCCTCGTGGCGTGGTCGCTCGGCGGCCCGCGCGCCGGCGGCTATGCGGCGCAACATCCGGAGAAGGTGCGGTCGATGGTGCTGCTGGCGCCGGCGTATAACCGCACTGCCGATGCCGCGGCACCGCCGTTGCCGAGAGCCGGTGTCGCGTTCAACACGCAGTCGCGCGCCGAGTTCGTGGCCAACTGGGATCGCCAGGTCGGATGCACCGATCAGTTCGAGCCATCGGTGCGCGATGCCGTATGGGCCGACATGATTGCGTCGGATCCGGTGGGCGCGACCTGGTGGGCGGGTGTTCGCCGCGCTCCGGCGACGACCACGTGGGGCTGGAACACGGCGATGGCGGCGGCGACGAAGATTCCGGCGCTGATCATCGCCGGCGTCCACGACAAGCAGGTGACGCCCGAGCGCGTCCGGCCGCTCTACGACGACCTCGGCTCGAGCCAGAAGGTGCTGATCGACCTGGGTTGTTCGTCGCACAACGCGATGTGGGAGAAGAACCGGCTGCTGATGTTCCAGACGTCGCTCGACTGGCTGACCAGGGGCGCGGTGGGTGACGCCCGCACGGGCGTGATCCGCATGGGCTATCCGGCGACCACAGCTCCGCAAGACTGA
- a CDS encoding integron integrase, whose amino-acid sequence MAHEVVAGKPRLLERVSEAIRARHYSRRTEEAYVFWIKRFILFHHKRHPSEMGAPEVSAFLGWLATDRKVAASTQNQALSAVLFMYRDVLRIELGHIEQVPRARVPGRVPVVLGPQELRLVLGCLTGVPRLVATLLYGAGLRLQECLELRVKDIDFERGEVTVRRGKGQKDRRVMLPQAARKDLREHLDGVRRQHHADLAAGLGRVVLPEALARKFPGAPTEWRWQFVFPAGRICRDVRWGAPSRYHIHESVIQRAVTAAARLAGVTKRVGCHTFRHSFATHLLEAGYDIRTVQELPGHADVSTTMMYTHVLNRGGLGVRSPLDRL is encoded by the coding sequence ATGGCGCACGAGGTTGTCGCGGGCAAGCCGCGGTTGTTGGAGCGCGTGAGCGAGGCGATTCGGGCGCGTCACTACAGCCGCCGGACGGAGGAGGCTTATGTCTTCTGGATCAAGAGATTCATTCTGTTTCACCACAAGAGGCACCCGTCCGAGATGGGGGCGCCCGAGGTGTCTGCGTTCCTTGGGTGGCTGGCGACAGACCGAAAGGTTGCGGCCTCCACGCAGAATCAGGCGCTGAGCGCCGTGCTGTTCATGTATCGAGATGTGTTGCGGATCGAGCTGGGTCATATCGAGCAGGTCCCACGGGCGCGGGTTCCTGGGCGGGTGCCGGTGGTGCTGGGCCCGCAGGAGCTGCGGTTGGTGTTGGGTTGCCTGACGGGCGTACCGCGGCTGGTGGCGACGCTGCTATATGGCGCTGGCCTCAGGCTGCAGGAGTGCCTCGAACTGCGGGTCAAAGACATCGACTTCGAGCGTGGGGAAGTGACGGTCCGTCGTGGCAAGGGGCAGAAGGACCGGCGGGTCATGCTGCCTCAGGCCGCGCGGAAGGATCTGAGAGAGCATCTCGACGGTGTTCGCCGGCAGCATCACGCCGATCTTGCCGCCGGCCTGGGTCGGGTCGTGCTGCCCGAGGCGCTGGCGCGGAAGTTCCCGGGCGCACCCACGGAGTGGCGTTGGCAGTTCGTGTTTCCGGCCGGGCGCATTTGTCGTGACGTGCGATGGGGTGCGCCGTCGCGGTACCACATTCACGAGTCGGTGATTCAGCGGGCGGTGACGGCGGCGGCGAGGCTGGCTGGCGTGACCAAGCGGGTTGGCTGTCACACGTTTCGGCATTCGTTTGCCACCCACCTGCTCGAGGCGGGCTACGACATCCGGACGGTGCAGGAGTTGCCGGGGCACGCGGATGTCAGCACGACGATGATGTACACGCACGTGCTGAATCGCGGTGGCCTGGGCGTGCGCAGCCCGCTTGATCGGCTGTGA
- a CDS encoding creatininase family protein: protein MRHWLALVVVVTACIPAQAGAQTNPLWSEQKVKNFLPHMTSPEVRDLLSRTDMVLIPMPALEQHGLHGPIGTDYYSGIEQSKLIAQRTDVLVAPVVFAGQSPYHLEFPGSIALSAGTLQQVYFEAAQSLINQGFRRILLFASHAGNQYIASYVADRINQETRAVAVNLADGVTAMRDQPVGRQSTANQPVPFDRHGGVGETSGALYLFPTLVQMDKAERATLSVPPALASLPPLVATGDRAATLVFLAEALKPKATGKGTSTAEMSTTGAWSERDPREATAEQGKRATDAFVDAAVRFIDRWKQLRPLQRP, encoded by the coding sequence ATGCGTCATTGGCTCGCTCTCGTAGTCGTCGTGACTGCGTGCATTCCGGCCCAGGCCGGCGCGCAGACCAACCCTCTGTGGTCCGAGCAGAAGGTCAAGAACTTCTTGCCCCACATGACCTCGCCGGAAGTGCGAGACCTCTTGAGTCGCACCGATATGGTGCTGATTCCCATGCCCGCCCTGGAGCAGCACGGCCTCCACGGACCCATCGGAACGGATTACTACTCCGGGATCGAGCAATCGAAGCTGATCGCGCAGCGGACGGACGTCCTGGTGGCGCCAGTTGTGTTTGCCGGCCAGTCGCCTTACCACCTGGAATTCCCAGGGAGCATTGCCCTGTCAGCGGGGACCCTCCAGCAGGTGTACTTCGAGGCGGCGCAGAGCCTGATCAATCAGGGATTCCGGCGCATCCTCTTGTTTGCCAGCCACGCCGGCAACCAGTACATCGCGAGTTACGTGGCGGATCGAATCAATCAGGAAACGCGCGCGGTTGCCGTGAACCTGGCCGATGGCGTCACCGCGATGCGTGACCAGCCGGTTGGCCGCCAATCGACGGCGAATCAGCCTGTGCCGTTCGACCGCCATGGCGGCGTGGGGGAAACCTCGGGTGCGCTGTATCTGTTTCCGACTCTCGTGCAGATGGACAAGGCAGAGCGGGCCACGTTGAGCGTGCCGCCGGCGCTGGCGTCGTTGCCACCACTGGTCGCGACCGGAGATCGCGCCGCGACGCTGGTGTTCCTGGCCGAAGCACTCAAGCCGAAAGCCACAGGGAAGGGAACGTCGACCGCTGAAATGTCAACAACCGGTGCGTGGAGTGAACGCGACCCCCGCGAGGCCACGGCGGAACAAGGCAAACGCGCGACCGATGCGTTCGTCGATGCGGCGGTCCGCTTCATTGATCGTTGGAAGCAATTGCGGCCGTTGCAGCGGCCATAG
- the rfaE1 gene encoding D-glycero-beta-D-manno-heptose-7-phosphate kinase, with product MSASQLPEIASSRAHELIDRFNSRRITVVGDVMLDHFVIGRVSRISPEAPVPVVVFDHEEWRLGGAANVAHNLRALGAAVDLIGVVGQDEAGTQLRYELAAKGIHATGLITDVDRKTTTKMRVVTTRNQQVARVDYESDHEIGTAIEEAVAAQVDLRARSAQVILVSDYQKGVVTRRSMAHVSAYGQSAGIPVIVDPKVPHIDYYAGATLVTPNHIEAESATNMRIVSHDDARTAAESLRKRLGVENVLITRGEHGMWLTHAGVDGFLPTFAREVADVTGAGDTVIATLALAIAAGATMVEAARLANEAASLVVGRFGAAVVDPDELKGRFPI from the coding sequence ATGAGCGCGTCGCAGCTGCCGGAGATTGCCTCGTCGCGCGCGCACGAGTTGATCGACCGCTTCAACTCCCGTCGCATCACCGTGGTCGGCGACGTCATGCTCGACCACTTCGTGATCGGGCGGGTCAGCCGCATCTCCCCCGAAGCGCCGGTCCCGGTGGTGGTCTTCGACCATGAGGAGTGGCGCCTCGGCGGCGCCGCCAACGTCGCGCACAACCTGCGGGCGCTGGGCGCGGCCGTGGACCTGATTGGCGTGGTCGGCCAGGACGAGGCCGGCACGCAACTGCGATACGAACTGGCCGCGAAGGGCATCCACGCGACCGGACTGATTACCGACGTCGACCGCAAGACCACCACCAAGATGCGCGTGGTGACCACACGGAACCAGCAGGTGGCGCGCGTGGACTACGAATCCGATCACGAGATCGGCACGGCGATCGAAGAGGCGGTGGCGGCGCAGGTGGACCTGCGCGCCAGGAGCGCGCAGGTCATCCTGGTCTCCGATTACCAGAAGGGCGTGGTCACGCGCCGGTCGATGGCGCACGTCTCCGCCTATGGGCAGTCGGCCGGCATTCCCGTGATTGTCGATCCCAAGGTGCCGCACATCGACTACTACGCCGGCGCCACGCTGGTGACCCCGAACCACATCGAGGCCGAGAGCGCCACCAACATGCGCATCGTGTCGCACGACGATGCCCGCACCGCGGCGGAGTCGTTGCGGAAGCGCCTGGGCGTGGAGAACGTGCTGATCACGCGTGGCGAGCATGGCATGTGGCTCACCCACGCCGGCGTCGACGGCTTCCTGCCCACCTTCGCGCGCGAGGTGGCCGACGTCACCGGCGCGGGCGACACCGTGATCGCGACGCTGGCGCTGGCCATCGCCGCCGGCGCCACCATGGTCGAGGCCGCCCGGCTCGCCAACGAAGCCGCCAGCCTCGTGGTCGGCAGGTTCGGCGCCGCGGTGGTCGATCCAGACGAGCTCAAGGGCCGTTTCCCGATCTAG
- a CDS encoding glycosyltransferase family 9 protein: MVFTTPAIGALRRRFPTARITYLVEGPAEPVVRHHPDLDDVTVLERPRGLARIRYDLQLARRLRAERFDLVVDFHGGPRSGFLTWASGARQRVGYALPGRRLAYTTRVPWTRSLVPPRHSVLNQWDLIAPLGIESPTGAANPVVMPVDAGAAARVAARLTAAGVGESAPVIVLHVSAGNPFRRWPTASFAAVAAALAAEDHARRIIITSGPSEADAAQAVADQARALAGAAAAGIVRTGEFDLSELRALVGRAALYIGGDSGPLHIAATTTAPVVALFGPTLPERSMPWRDAAIGGIAVDAGPLPCRPCHQRHCVPGDFRCLTGISPTMVVAAARTLLTRP, encoded by the coding sequence GTGGTGTTCACCACGCCGGCGATCGGCGCCCTGCGGCGCCGGTTTCCCACAGCTCGAATCACCTATCTCGTTGAAGGGCCGGCCGAGCCCGTGGTGCGTCATCATCCGGATCTCGACGACGTGACCGTGCTGGAACGGCCGCGCGGCCTGGCGCGCATCCGCTACGACCTGCAGCTCGCCCGGCGCCTGCGCGCCGAACGCTTCGACCTGGTCGTTGACTTCCATGGCGGCCCGCGCAGCGGATTCCTCACCTGGGCCAGCGGCGCGCGGCAGCGCGTCGGCTACGCGCTGCCCGGACGGCGCCTGGCCTACACCACGCGCGTGCCGTGGACCCGCTCGCTCGTGCCGCCGCGGCATTCCGTGTTGAATCAATGGGACCTGATCGCGCCGCTCGGGATCGAGTCGCCCACGGGCGCGGCCAATCCGGTGGTGATGCCGGTGGACGCCGGCGCCGCGGCGCGCGTGGCCGCCCGCCTCACCGCGGCCGGCGTTGGCGAGTCCGCCCCGGTCATCGTGCTGCACGTGAGCGCCGGCAACCCCTTCCGGCGCTGGCCGACCGCGTCATTCGCCGCGGTGGCCGCGGCGCTCGCCGCCGAGGATCACGCGCGCCGCATCATCATCACCTCCGGACCGTCGGAAGCCGACGCCGCGCAGGCGGTGGCCGATCAGGCGCGCGCGCTGGCCGGTGCGGCGGCGGCGGGCATCGTCCGCACCGGCGAGTTCGACCTCTCGGAGCTGCGCGCCCTCGTCGGCCGCGCCGCCCTCTACATCGGCGGCGACAGCGGCCCGCTCCACATCGCCGCCACCACGACCGCGCCGGTCGTGGCGCTGTTCGGGCCAACGCTGCCGGAGCGGTCGATGCCATGGCGCGACGCCGCCATCGGCGGCATCGCGGTTGACGCGGGGCCGCTGCCCTGCCGGCCGTGCCATCAGCGCCACTGCGTGCCCGGCGACTTTCGCTGCCTGACCGGGATTTCGCCTACCATGGTGGTCGCCGCGGCGCGGACGCTGCTGACGAGACCATGA
- a CDS encoding O-antigen ligase family protein has product MITFSLTAGMPPRDRLEQIGLIALVGIVAAMQLSIAAAQILLAVAAVTWMASHVSRGERLQAPPFFWPLVTYAALTLASAGFSLDPEVSFTDCKQLVLFMLVPITYDLARGARANSVLSIILTIGAASALVGIVQYGVLNFDGLGRRPQGTLSHWMTYSGTLMLVICAATARLLYGNSGRLWAAFVMPALLVALSLTLTRGAWVGVAVGVAVLFLSKDFRLLAVIPIVVVTGILLAPQALTDRVYSIFDRNDLTSRDRVAMLQAGVAIVRDYPLMGVGPDQIERVYPYYRVPDAVKPTNPHLHNVPMQIAAERGLPALGAWIWFLGSASIGLFNLLRRSRHKGLAAAGLGAMAAMLAAGLTEYNFGDSEFLMLLLVMITLPFAANRDGGLPT; this is encoded by the coding sequence ATGATCACCTTTTCCCTGACGGCCGGCATGCCGCCACGCGATCGCCTGGAGCAGATCGGGCTGATCGCCCTGGTCGGCATCGTCGCGGCCATGCAGCTGTCGATTGCCGCGGCGCAGATCCTGCTGGCCGTGGCGGCCGTGACCTGGATGGCGTCGCACGTGTCGCGCGGCGAGCGGCTGCAGGCGCCGCCGTTCTTCTGGCCGCTGGTGACCTATGCCGCCCTGACCCTGGCGTCGGCGGGCTTCTCGCTCGATCCGGAAGTCAGCTTCACCGACTGCAAGCAGCTGGTGCTGTTCATGCTGGTGCCGATCACCTACGACCTGGCCCGCGGCGCCCGCGCCAATTCGGTGCTGAGCATCATTCTCACCATCGGCGCCGCCAGCGCGCTGGTGGGCATCGTGCAGTACGGCGTCTTGAACTTCGACGGCCTCGGACGCCGGCCGCAGGGCACGCTGTCGCACTGGATGACCTACTCCGGCACCCTGATGCTGGTGATCTGCGCCGCCACCGCCCGGCTGCTCTACGGCAACTCGGGCCGCCTGTGGGCGGCGTTCGTGATGCCGGCCCTGCTCGTGGCGCTGAGCCTCACGCTCACCCGCGGCGCCTGGGTCGGCGTCGCCGTCGGCGTCGCGGTGCTGTTCCTGAGCAAGGACTTCCGCCTGCTGGCGGTGATTCCGATCGTGGTGGTCACCGGCATCCTGCTGGCGCCGCAAGCCCTGACCGATCGCGTCTATTCCATCTTCGATCGCAACGACCTCACCAGCCGCGACCGCGTCGCCATGCTGCAGGCCGGCGTGGCGATCGTCAGGGACTATCCGCTGATGGGGGTGGGGCCGGATCAGATCGAGCGCGTGTATCCGTACTACCGTGTGCCCGACGCCGTGAAGCCGACCAACCCGCACTTGCACAACGTGCCGATGCAGATTGCCGCCGAACGCGGCCTGCCGGCACTCGGCGCCTGGATCTGGTTTCTCGGGTCGGCGTCGATCGGCCTCTTCAACCTCCTGCGGCGCTCGCGGCACAAGGGCCTCGCCGCCGCCGGCCTCGGCGCCATGGCGGCGATGCTCGCCGCCGGCCTGACCGAGTACAACTTCGGCGACTCTGAATTCCTCATGCTGCTGCTCGTGATGATCACCCTGCCGTTTGCCGCCAACCGTGATGGAGGCCTGCCGACATGA
- the purH gene encoding bifunctional phosphoribosylaminoimidazolecarboxamide formyltransferase/IMP cyclohydrolase produces the protein MRRAILSVSDKSGLVPFGRALAERGFELVSTGGTAKALADAGLPVVNVSDVTGFPEMMDGRVKTLHPKIHGGILARRHHPEDLQLAAEHGIGLVDLVVVNLYPFVETAAKPGIHFDDLIEQIDIGGPSLVRAAAKNFRDVLIVVSPKDYDEVIAELDRAGGPSVEFRFDLARRAFAHTGSYDTAIAGTLDEVSVHGEQFARGPAAGGPAPAAAFAPDELTVSAHKLRDLRYGENPHQPAAWYALEPASGLGAPAVLQGKELSFTNLLDLDAAARIVLEFDEPAAAVIKHTNPCGVATGANAAEAYVRAREADPLAAFGGIIGLNRPIDEATARAIVSTFIEAVVAPSVDEAAKPILATKANLRVLEADFTTLGGSEYRSILGALLVQQRDQVLEAHMPWPSEVLKVVTRRQPTAEEWQALRFAWRVMAHVKSNTVIFTDAVRTLAIGAGQMSRVDAVKVATMKAAGWKSSDVAMILKGSVAASDAFFPFRDGLDAVAAAGATAVVQPGGSVKDAEVIAAADEHGLAMVFTGRRHFRH, from the coding sequence ATGCGCCGTGCGATTTTGAGTGTTTCTGACAAGAGTGGGCTGGTGCCGTTCGGGCGGGCGCTGGCGGAACGTGGCTTCGAGCTGGTGTCCACCGGGGGCACCGCCAAGGCGCTGGCCGACGCCGGCCTGCCGGTGGTCAACGTGAGCGACGTCACCGGCTTTCCCGAGATGATGGATGGCCGCGTCAAGACGCTCCATCCAAAGATTCACGGCGGCATCCTGGCGCGCCGGCACCATCCCGAAGACCTCCAGCTGGCCGCGGAACATGGCATCGGCCTGGTGGACCTGGTCGTGGTCAACCTCTATCCCTTCGTCGAGACCGCGGCGAAGCCCGGCATCCACTTCGACGACCTGATCGAGCAGATCGACATCGGCGGCCCGAGCCTGGTGCGCGCGGCGGCCAAGAATTTCCGCGACGTGCTGATCGTGGTGTCGCCGAAGGATTACGACGAGGTGATCGCCGAGCTCGATCGTGCCGGCGGGCCGTCGGTGGAGTTCCGGTTCGACCTGGCGCGGCGCGCGTTCGCGCACACCGGCAGCTACGACACCGCCATTGCCGGCACGCTCGATGAGGTCAGCGTGCACGGTGAGCAGTTCGCGCGGGGGCCTGCTGCCGGAGGGCCCGCTCCGGCCGCCGCGTTCGCGCCGGATGAGTTGACCGTGTCCGCGCACAAGCTGCGCGACCTCCGCTACGGTGAGAACCCGCACCAGCCGGCGGCGTGGTACGCGCTCGAGCCGGCGTCGGGCCTCGGCGCGCCCGCCGTGCTGCAGGGCAAGGAGCTCTCGTTCACCAACCTCCTCGACCTCGACGCCGCCGCCCGCATCGTGCTCGAGTTCGACGAGCCGGCGGCCGCGGTGATCAAGCACACCAATCCCTGCGGCGTGGCGACGGGCGCCAACGCCGCGGAGGCCTACGTCCGCGCCCGCGAAGCCGATCCGCTGGCCGCGTTCGGCGGCATCATCGGCCTCAACCGGCCGATCGATGAAGCGACCGCGAGGGCCATTGTCTCCACCTTCATCGAAGCCGTGGTGGCGCCGTCGGTGGATGAGGCGGCGAAGCCGATTCTCGCCACCAAGGCGAACCTGCGGGTGCTGGAGGCCGACTTCACGACCCTTGGTGGGAGCGAGTATCGATCCATTCTCGGCGCCCTGCTCGTGCAGCAGCGCGACCAGGTGCTCGAAGCGCACATGCCGTGGCCGTCGGAGGTGTTGAAGGTCGTGACCAGGCGCCAGCCCACCGCTGAAGAGTGGCAGGCGCTGCGCTTTGCCTGGCGGGTGATGGCGCACGTGAAGTCGAACACCGTGATCTTCACCGATGCCGTCCGCACGCTCGCGATCGGCGCCGGCCAGATGAGCCGCGTCGATGCGGTCAAGGTGGCGACCATGAAGGCCGCGGGATGGAAGTCCAGCGATGTGGCGATGATTCTCAAGGGATCGGTGGCCGCGTCGGATGCGTTCTTCCCGTTCCGGGATGGTCTTGACGCCGTTGCCGCCGCCGGCGCCACCGCGGTGGTGCAGCCTGGCGGATCGGTGAAGGATGCGGAAGTCATCGCGGCCGCCGACGAGCACGGGCTGGCGATGGTGTTCACGGGACGCCGGCACTTCAGGCACTAG
- a CDS encoding DUF3024 domain-containing protein — MNRLLDAFCEKVPVAIRHELSYGYRVERTTVLLLERRPHFRDSSRNTELTIAKFVYSPKVGGWSLRWSDRNSKWHQYDGFENRPHFRDLLREVEADPTGIFFG, encoded by the coding sequence GTGAACCGGCTTCTCGACGCGTTCTGCGAGAAGGTGCCGGTCGCGATCCGACATGAGCTGTCCTACGGCTACCGCGTCGAGCGCACCACCGTGCTGCTCCTCGAGCGCCGACCACATTTCCGTGACTCGTCGCGGAACACAGAGCTGACCATCGCGAAGTTCGTGTACAGTCCGAAGGTCGGTGGTTGGTCGCTCCGGTGGTCCGATCGCAACTCCAAGTGGCATCAGTACGATGGCTTCGAGAACCGGCCGCACTTCCGCGATCTCCTTCGCGAGGTCGAAGCCGATCCGACTGGCATTTTCTTTGGTTAG
- a CDS encoding DUF1905 domain-containing protein, whose product MTATTRRFKTTLRRIPGKGGWTYVSVPRKLTPPITRAWARTPVHASIDGIEWDTSVWRAKTGEGFLPVPKRIRGGKEEGARVTIAFSFEDD is encoded by the coding sequence GTGACGGCAACGACCCGGCGCTTCAAGACGACGCTGCGCCGCATTCCCGGCAAGGGCGGATGGACGTATGTCAGCGTTCCCAGGAAGTTGACGCCGCCCATCACCCGCGCCTGGGCGCGCACGCCGGTCCACGCCTCGATCGACGGGATCGAGTGGGACACCAGCGTCTGGCGAGCCAAGACGGGCGAGGGCTTCCTGCCGGTGCCCAAGCGGATCCGCGGCGGCAAGGAAGAGGGCGCCCGGGTCACAATCGCGTTCTCGTTCGAGGACGACTAG
- a CDS encoding DUF6429 family protein, protein MPLPDTVDEQKLAEAALAILGLTAHRFHTQTRAWKGMDWDLLAVLHQRGWIEDPVGKAKSVALTEEGERLTREFLDRHFSPSPKAQT, encoded by the coding sequence ATGCCTCTCCCCGATACTGTTGACGAACAGAAACTCGCCGAAGCAGCGCTGGCCATTCTCGGCCTGACCGCGCATCGATTCCACACCCAGACTCGAGCCTGGAAGGGCATGGACTGGGACCTGTTGGCGGTGTTGCACCAGCGGGGTTGGATCGAAGATCCCGTAGGCAAGGCCAAGTCGGTCGCGCTGACCGAAGAGGGCGAGCGGCTGACGCGCGAATTCCTCGATCGCCATTTCAGCCCGTCACCAAAGGCGCAGACGTGA
- a CDS encoding Trm112 family protein gives MPVDAELLEILACPACKTPVVLVKDGTALKCGSCHRVYPIKDDIPVMLIDEATVEP, from the coding sequence ATGCCCGTCGATGCTGAACTGCTGGAAATCCTCGCCTGCCCGGCCTGCAAGACGCCGGTGGTGCTGGTCAAGGACGGGACCGCGCTCAAGTGCGGCTCCTGCCACCGGGTGTATCCCATCAAGGACGACATCCCGGTGATGCTGATCGACGAGGCGACGGTCGAGCCCTGA
- a CDS encoding type II toxin-antitoxin system RelE/ParE family toxin: protein MAPRERRVIWAESAQLALDEVVAYIAGDSRENALRVLESALEAAKHLSTLAERGRVVPELKDPAIREVFVFRYRLMYHVAPDRVEVRAFVHGARDFADLRRNQDAP from the coding sequence GTGGCTCCTCGGGAACGTCGGGTAATCTGGGCCGAGTCGGCGCAACTTGCGCTCGACGAAGTAGTCGCGTACATCGCGGGCGATTCGCGCGAGAACGCTCTTCGAGTGCTTGAGAGCGCGCTCGAAGCAGCCAAGCATCTCTCGACATTGGCCGAGCGCGGCCGCGTGGTCCCTGAATTGAAGGACCCGGCCATTAGGGAAGTGTTCGTATTCCGCTATCGCCTGATGTACCACGTTGCGCCCGATCGCGTGGAAGTGAGGGCGTTTGTGCACGGTGCCCGTGACTTCGCTGATCTTCGGCGCAATCAAGATGCTCCATAG
- a CDS encoding cold-shock protein: MRITGKVKWFNNAKGYGFIEREGGSDVFVHYSAIQGAGFRSLEEGQPVEFEIVDGPKGPQAGNVTRAA; encoded by the coding sequence ATGCGTATTACAGGCAAGGTCAAGTGGTTCAATAACGCCAAGGGTTACGGCTTCATCGAGCGCGAAGGCGGCAGCGATGTGTTCGTGCACTACTCGGCGATTCAGGGCGCTGGCTTCCGCTCTCTCGAAGAGGGTCAGCCGGTTGAGTTCGAAATCGTCGACGGACCCAAGGGTCCCCAGGCCGGCAACGTGACCCGCGCCGCCTAG
- a CDS encoding cupin domain-containing protein: MIDRRGFLALSAGWPLASAVGAQTPADRGAVRVAAGTDRLGAPKGLGISTIDFKVTGADSHGGVLVIENTNRAKGGPARHRHLEQDELFYVIEGEYQVEVGRDRFTLAPGDSLLAPRQVPHVWAYTGSGMGRLLITFTPPGRMEAFFQAVAKTNNMPPQDPAFWRAHGMELLGPPLAV; this comes from the coding sequence GTGATCGATCGTCGAGGCTTCCTCGCGCTCTCCGCCGGGTGGCCGTTGGCCTCCGCGGTGGGCGCGCAAACGCCCGCGGACCGCGGCGCCGTGCGCGTGGCGGCGGGCACCGACCGGCTGGGCGCCCCCAAGGGGCTGGGCATCAGCACCATCGACTTCAAGGTGACCGGCGCCGACAGCCACGGCGGCGTGCTGGTGATCGAGAACACCAACCGCGCCAAGGGCGGACCGGCGCGCCACCGGCACCTCGAGCAAGACGAGCTGTTCTATGTGATCGAGGGTGAGTATCAGGTGGAGGTGGGACGCGATCGTTTCACGCTCGCGCCTGGTGACTCGTTGCTGGCGCCGCGGCAGGTCCCGCACGTGTGGGCGTACACCGGCAGCGGCATGGGCCGGCTGCTGATCACGTTTACGCCGCCGGGCCGGATGGAAGCGTTCTTCCAGGCCGTGGCCAAGACCAACAACATGCCGCCGCAGGATCCCGCGTTCTGGCGGGCGCACGGCATGGAACTGCTCGGGCCGCCGCTGGCGGTGTGA